The Nymphaea colorata isolate Beijing-Zhang1983 unplaced genomic scaffold, ASM883128v2 scaffold0439, whole genome shotgun sequence genome has a window encoding:
- the LOC116244994 gene encoding uncharacterized protein LOC116244994 — translation MYLLFLNETSRISRFWPILTTVGNHESTLPKSMYLFENSFVIGRLSTADHIYERVQTYRFVNRTTFVFFDPFLEIYNNSSPQNYSVMKTSIQQHLIEAREKFPDEFAIMASHYPVMCSQDDPHCRDAMKNMPDLYEWLSTPYKGKGLVDLYIGSHMHQYERIWPLVNNKFVNESSPYYRGRLANFVEAVGGVNYFIIEKYY, via the coding sequence ATGTACCTGCTGTTCCTCAACGAAACTAGCAGGATTTCTAGATTCTGGCCGATCCTGACGACGGTGGGCAACCACGAAAGTACACTCCCTAAGAGCATGTACCTCTTCGAGAACAGCTTCGTCATCGGCCGCCTCTCCACTGCCGACCACATCTACGAGAGAGTGCAGACCTATAGATTCGTCAACCGCACCACCTTCGTCTTCTTCGACCCCTTCCTCGAAATCTACAACAATAGCTCCCCCCAGAACTACTCTGTCATGAAGACTTCCATCCAGCAGCACCTCATCGAGGCCAGAGAGAAGTTCCCCGACGAGTTTGCCATCATGGCTTCGCACTATCCAGTCATGTGCTCGCAGGACGATCCGCACTGCAGGGATGCAATGAAGAATATGCCCGATCTCTACGAGTGGCTCTCCACTCCCTACAAGGGCAAGGGACTCGTCGATCTCTACATCGGCTCCCACATGCATCAGTACGAGCGTATTTGGCCCTTAGTCAACAACAAGTTCGTCAATGAGTCTTCTCCCTACTACCGCGGCAGACTGGCCAACTTCGTGGAGGCGGTGGGCGGAGTTAACTACTTCATCATCGAGAAGTACTACTAG
- the LOC116244993 gene encoding uncharacterized protein LOC116244993, producing MQKLLKYDYQLVISVSAGELKDAVQKEIRRLQALKLKEKIPRNLYMDNELAATVMYHQVRALAELLKTNEENLRKLASPAKKKQPGEAEDPHEGIIARSFFRRQARRLRRSSNENLILSRAHLLDALSYCLAQALRLLYPDSNSSDLDAEEEDPSSDSNDLQDCLLEFQNKLVFIQQIEQQSTTKTNEELEEEELLEKIEKMKNDNLRQTSKLNKQINDIPTNGFALARAKDRRGQQRQTHGSLISQRKTHFRLLQAGHHPLRGQDREPSKIERDHRVEAEVKMEEQARSLKSQLEEKVEVEIKLNLEIDRLSKEIDRMKQQLEKFLRELTEKELIIKMER from the exons ATGCAAAAACTGCTCAAGTACGACTATCAGCTAGTAATTTCTGTATCAGCAGGCGAGCTCAAAGATGCAGTCCAGAAGGAAATTCGTCGACTCCAGGCTCTAAAGCTTAAGGAAAAGATCCCCCGCAATCTTTACATGGACAACGAGCTGGCTGCAACTGTCATGTACCATCAGGTGAGGGCCCTCGCAGAATTGCTCAAAACTAACGAGGAAAACCTCAGGAAGCTGGCTTCTCCTGCCAAGAAGAAGCAACCGGGCGAGGCCGAAGATCCCCACGAGGGGATCATAGCGCGCAG CTTTTTCCGCAGACAAGCACGAAGGCTTAGACGGAGCAGCAATGAGAATCTTATACTATCGCGCGCGCACCTGCTAGATGCACTTAGCTACTGCCTAGCGCAGGCTCTCCGGCTACTATACCCTGACAGCAACTCCAGCGACCTagatgcagaggaagaagaCCCTTCCTCAGACTCTAATGAC CTCCAAGATTGCCTGCTGGAGTTCCAAAACAAGCTCGTATTTATCCAGCAGATCGAGCAGCAGTCCACAACCAAGACCAACGAGGAGCTGGAAGAAGAG GAGTTGCTGGAGAAGATCGAGAAGATGAAGAATGACAATTTGCGCCAGACCAGCAAGCTCAACAAGCAAATCAACGACATACCAACTAACGGATTTGCTCTAGCAAGAGCTAAAGACCGCCGAGGCCAACAACGCCAAACTCATGGATCGCTTATAAGCCAACGAAAAACGCATTTCAGACTACTCCAAGCTGGTCATCACCCGCTTCGAGGACAGGACAGAGAACCATCAAAGATCGAGAGGGACCATCGGGTAGAAGCAGAG GTGAAGATGGAGGAGCAGGCGCGCTCGCTAAAGTCTCAGTTGGAGGAGAAGGTGGAAGTTGAGATCAAGCTGAACTTGGAGATCGATAGGCTGAGCAAGGAAATCGACCGGATGAAGCAGCAGCTGGAGAAGTTTTTGAGGGAGCTCACTGAAAAGGAGCTCATCATCAAGATGGAGCGCTAA